The Plasmodium reichenowi strain SY57 chromosome 2, whole genome shotgun sequence DNA segment aatgcaataataaaaaaaagagaaaaacaatatttgaaattattttgttataatgGTATAAGAATAGGTCAAGGTTATGATATCCACAAAATAAAAGTTTTAGatgaagaatataatacatatgcgaataatgattttaataaaaatgaacaatCTTTTAAAACCTTAACCTTAGGAGGagttaaaataaataatgtttTAGTTTTATCACATAGTGATGgtgatataatatatcattcGATAGTTGATTCAATTTTAGGTGCCTTAGGTTCTTTAGATATAGGAACTTTATTTCCTGATAaagaggaaaaaaataaaaataaaaactcGGCTATATTCTTAAGATATGCTAgacttttaatatataaaaaaaattatgacATTGGAAACGTGGATATTAATGTAATAGCACAAGTTCCCAAAATAAGCAACATcagaaaaaatattataaagaatatatcGACAGTGTTAAATATTGACGAGTCGCAAATATCTGTTAaaggtaaaaaaaaatgaatataaaatttgCAAAGATTGAAGTATTAAAATATcaattatgaatatatatatatatatatatatatatatatttatatttatatttatatatttatatttatttatttatatttatttctattttgttggtaaatatttttattctataGGAAAAACTCATGAGAAATTAGGAGTAATTGGTGAGAAAAAAGCAATAGAATGCTTTGCGaatattttgttaatacctaaaaattcataatttctttttttttttttttaatgtaaaacatttttaattaaaattgaATTATTCATGCtcttttctttaatatatataaaaaaaaaaaaaaaaaaaaaaaattattactaATATACTCATattgattatatatttataagaataaaaatatttatactaccatataaataataaaatacataaataagACCACATTGTGTTATTATTTCCATATAATGTATTCTTCTGATCTAAATGTGTTTTTTCctacttttatatatattaaatttattctGGGGAATTATATTGTAAAATAGCAtatctaaaaaaaaaaaaaaaaaaaaaatatatatatatatatgaattatattaaCGGTTCAGAAATTTCCTTATATTCTTTTTGCATGAACAGTTCatctatttatatacacTTTACATGTAcaatacataaaaataaaaatatgtgtATGAATGTACATATGAACGACAAATTTGTTCATAAAATGTGTTAAGATTTATTTAgctattttttattttttattcttttatttttatatttttgttattattactcTCCATAATTACTCCAATCAGgattattttgatttaaCTCTTGAACAGTTTTTTCATCAATTCCACAACTAAgagataaaaatatataaatatgtatatatatatatatatatatatatatatagatgtACATACAATATACATATCCGTTTAATGGATAGACCCCCATAAATgtaatacatataaataattaaaaaaaaatttcattTTACCCCAGAGGCGATTTTAAACATCGTAAGGCAATAACtttaaaaggaaaataattcaaaatatCTTTGTGTGATGTTGAAAAGTCGTAACTTAAATCACCTAAACATCTTCTATAGTTTGCATCTCCTTTAAAGCATACGAAAGAACTTTTTTTCAATTCTTCCAACAAGTTTTTGGACATTACCCAGTATGGAAGAGGTATGTTCCAATATATATCATCCTATTAATTTgaaaatagaaaaaaaaaaaatttaatataatgaataaaaaaaacaactCACACTACGTAAATgttgaattttttttttttttttttttttttctttttacccttattttccatttttGCAATTGTATTAATTCTTTCCATTTATTGGCCATAAACATGGTATTTGGATactataaaaataaaaaattcaaaggaagtttaaaataatattataatacctttataaatatggttttataatttttttattttattttattatttcttttatttttacctTTTCATCATTACACAAAACATTTAAAGTATAATGAATATCCTTTATCATGGTATCAGAGACAAATAAGGGAAACTTCTTCACATGGATGGTTATCTCCTCAAAGTAATGTGTCAAAAAGTATAAAAGACAAAAATCTGTTATAAATTCTACTCCCATGTTATCCAACACGATATCAAATCTTTTATGTTTctaaaatgaatatataaatataaatatatatatatatatatatttatttatatttatatttatatatttatatatatatatatttctttttaccTGTACAGTCATATCCTTATaaatatcatttatatcGTTACATAAAATGTTTTCCATGTAAAAACTATTGTATAACTTATCAATATCATCTGTATCAAAACAAAATTGTTTTTCTCTTAATGtttttttccttatatCTTTTTCCTGAACATTATGTTGTtcacttttatttttcGTTGGATTCCAACTAAGATCAAATTGGTTTGCCCATAAAgcataataaaaaaaaacggaaaaaattttcttttgtggatttttatcatataattcaATTAATGTTTTTGCAcatgtacatatattttcGATTATAACCTTATTACAGTTTATAGAATCTTGTTTTTcatattgaaaaaaatcgtaatttgttttttcaaAATCATATGCACAACAAAGATatctataaaaataatattcattaaataaCCAAGAACTTTCAGTAATTTTCatatctttattaatatgatatGACAAGAAAAATGTCCAAATTTTTTCATCTACATTACATTTCAACATTTCATGTGTATTTTTATCTGCATTTATAAGCAATTCTCTTAATCTTTCTAATTTATCAGAAATATTGTTTTCCTTTGTATATTCCGCATTTTGATCTTCCATACGTTTAAGTATACTATTAGGTATTCTCCTAATAATTGTATCATTTTCCTAAAACGAAAATTAGAAAGTTAATAGaatataatgtatttatatgtacatatatattattttttttattctattTTTTCAGCATATAAACAAACCATTGAATTTGTTTTTTCGCAAGTTAAAATGGCGGGAAGgttttcattttcattttttagGTATACATACTCCTCtttaaaattatcataaaaagctttaaaatacatatttatcaatttatattaatataaataaaaaaaatatatatatatatatatatttataattctGTATACGATTAAAAgttgtttttttaatttacaaattttgacaaaattaaaaatgtttttatacatattaaaattctattctttttataaatggTCCAAAATTTTATGGAATAGtttcatcatttaattttaagaAGAACacttaaaaatatatatatatatatatatatatatatatatatatacaatatatttatacttaaaattatttatttatattataaattattttttaatattctttaaaaataatatgaattgTTCAGgcaaaaaatatatatttcattccttcatgaaataaaatacaataCAAAACAAGAAatcaagaaaaaaacatatacatatatatatataaacagataaatgtaattatatatcaaattgtatctttatataatttacaaaattagagagaaaaaatatgtttttttcttaatattatattcttcatttatttttagtTATTACAAACATGCATtaatatcaaaaaaaaaaaaaaataaaatatatatatatatatatatatatatatatatatatttatatatatttatttatttatttatttatttaatgtttaatatttatatacttataataatatgtacactagtttttactttttgttgattttgtttttcatattaatataagGAACTCCATAGGGATAAGTAACTgtcatattatattgttgGTGTATAGTACCACGTGTTATATCAGCAGATgtaaacaaaaaattatttaagatttcattgttttttaaatgataaGCTTTTGGTGATAATTTTGGTCTTAAATaagatataaatttataagGTGGGAATGAACTATTAGttgcatatatattatttgatattggataattattaatttggATATTAGCATGTTCAggattattattattattaatattatacattttgttattttcaCTAAGATTTTCAAATGTGACATTATGATAACCaggtaataataaattatttgtctctttattattattatcatcatcatcatcatatttttcattaaaaatatctttatttttatcataagTAGCTTCTATAAAATATGGAAATAAGATTTTTTCGTCCTTACAAATATGCCCATTTATTGTATCAACAGTATTATcttgaaatatatttgtttttgtttcttgtgtattattttccatatcattttttttgtcatggaatattttcttttcatcatcatcatttatatgtatttgCTCTTTGGTATTATTATCTCCTTTTTgttcatcattttttttattgtctttcatataaatattatcatgtccatttttttctaattttgccatattttcattttgttctatattattattattttttttttttttttcacttGATGATGATACAGATGACATATGTTCCTccaatatattttgatcTTGTTCACTTTTCATCATAATGTctatatttctttttaatgaatttaaatttttgataattttattttttttctttcttatGAATTTTTCAGGTTGTGCTAATACATTTCCTAACTTATaagtttttttatttacgTTAGATGTATTTAAATTGTTTGAAGaatttgttttgttttttttctgaatattttttgtaaatatgTTGGAACTCTTTTTctcatttatattattatgaatattttcattatttgtatataatttatctACATAATTTATCAACTTACTaccatttatattattatttacattttgtTTGTCcttacttttttttttttcaaaaaaattcaagttacatttatttaaagTAATTTCGCTAGATGGCAATTTGTTTAAAAGGCTAGATTTTTTACTTGAATATGATTTCTTAGAATCATATTTGGTTGTAAAGCCATTTTTCTTTTCGGataaatttttcttctcATTTATAACGTTTCGTGCATGAGGGTCTCCAGATAGCTTTATGTTATTTCCTTTTGAAAAAGAATTTGTTGTATTGTTACTTGTGCCTTTTTTGTTTAAACTGTTCTTTTCTTTTCGcacaatattattttttataattttttttttatccaAATTCTCTTTcttaaatttaaaaaaaacagatgcgtcgtttttttttgaagAATTCTTATTCTTTTCGCTACTGGAATTAGACAAATTCCCTTTTATAGTAACACTCACATTcattttgaaaaattaaatgaacataaatataaaaatatatatatatatatatatatatatatatatatataNNNNNNNNNNNNNNNNNNNNNNNNNNNNNNNNNNNNNNNNNNNNNNNNNNNNNNNNNNNNNNNNNNNNNNNNNNNNNNNNNNNNNNNNNNNNNNNNNNNNttattttttttttttttatattttttatatttttttttttaaaaaaaaaaaaattttttttttttttttttttttttttttttttttttttgaatatacTTTACCTTATATGTAGTTctattataaaaaatttctAGTTCTcctttatttaaatatactTCAGCTTTTAAGACTAGCAATGCAAAGATTGTACTTATCAAAAATATGAGTATTctacataaatataatacatatacatgGTACGTTAAATAATTGAATGTTATACTGACCATTATGTTTAATACCCAATAGGttatattgaaaaataGCACACctacataaaaataaaataatataaaataatataataggtatattattatattcccgtgaatatataaaatacaaacacgtgcacatatatatatatatatatatatatatagtgTGCCATTTTTTGTGTAGAAGAtgcaaaaaaaatatttctttacacacatattatatatacaatatcataataatatagttgattattatataaaaaaaataggaTTTATACACAAAATGcatattttacttttagtagttaaatttttaaattgaTATTCAGTGTTGTAAAACCAGCctaatattatacaaataagAAGAGATACAAATACTCTACCATTTTCTGATATAGTAAAATTTAAAAaccatataatattcttaGAATCCGAAtttgatataaaaaaagaagaaataaaaaataaaatagacaataataatatgatattcctctttttaatatttttNNNNNNNNNNNNNNNNNNNNNNNNNNNNNNNNNNNNNNNNNNNNNNNNNNNNNNNNNNNNNNNNNNNNNNNNNNNNNNNNNNNNNNNNNNNNNNNNNNNNatatatatatatatatatatatatgtatattttatgagTACCGTTTGgtataacatattattagagtacttttattttaatttttttctaaagacaaaatatatattttttttttacctccattttttttaaatatgtgAAACCAACTggaaaaagaataaatgAACAGTCACTTCTTGAGAATTCTAAAATATCGACAAAATTGGAATTCAAACTTTTTGATATGAAACCAATAACGGCAACTATAAATAgataaaaggaaaaaaatatatatatatgtaattatatatatatatatatatatatatatttgtgtgtgtatgtatatttttttcttttcccATATTTTAAGTTCTAACTAGCTGAGAAAAACATAAGAGACGATATGATGGAATTCCACGTAGTGATAGCATATCCATCAAAAGCTAGGTTAGTTCCGATTctgaaaatataatataatataatataattttaatacatattatgATCACTAAAATGTTCCTATTTTATccttcatatatatgtagacatatatatttatttatttatttattttttgagAATGCTTACCTCGTTTTTGTGGCTAAGGAAGAATATATTCCTATACCTATGGAGAGCTCATAAAGGGCAAATGATACACACTGGGACCATATGGACGAATAAGTATACAAGTATGAAAAATTCCAGGATtctgaaaaaaaaaaaaaaaaaaatacactCATGTTAATTGAAACTTAtagataattatatatatatatatatatatatatatatatgtgtataatttttttatgtttttatgtgtgtataatttttttatgtttttatgTGTGTGTGTCCATTTATACTTAAGACGTGGGAATAAGCCTGTGAAGCACTATTCAAGTTAAACATGGTAGCAAATTGTGTTATAGATAGAAAGCCTATTAATAAAAGGACAAGAGCTGCTGAGAACGCAAAGTTGGTTAATCCGAAAAGTTGAAAACTGGTTACTAGGAAATTACATATGAAGAGAAATATAAGAGTGTCTTTATCAAAATAGGAATCTCCgtttgaaaaaatattaatataatttttatgatcactaatatttaataagaaattataaagattattatttgggaaaaattttttatgatatattaagaAAGCTTTTCCTATGCTATTAGGTACACATGTAGATAATTGTTTAGAAAATAAGCATAAAGGTCTATGACTATGACAGTTAACAAAATCATTTTTGAAATCAGTACAGAATTTGATTTCTTCTTTACTTAATTTCCAAGGAAGATCTTTTTTAAAGCTATTTATTAAAtagataaaatattcaGATGCGGTTCTATACCCATTGATATAACTATTCATAAGGCATGCTAATACCATTAAGAATCCTACAGATGCACATGGTTTTAATAATCTATAGAATATAAATGGTGTTGATGTTCTGACTAGTTGTCCAATATATAATTCGAATGTTAAAATAGGATgacaaacaaaaaaataacataaaatatatggtacaataaatataacacCATGCCATGTGGACATTAGAAACCATATTGTTTCAATATTTCCTACTCCTATAGCTATAGTTAATcctaataaaaataaagaaaatcTTTCTAACCAATAACCATTATTTAATTGACAATTTAACcaatttaatatttttacatttacTGTTTTTAAGGTTTTAGGGTTTTCAAATAAATCACTTAGTTGTGTAATCTGATCA contains these protein-coding regions:
- a CDS encoding 2C-methyl-D-erythritol 2,4-cyclodiphosphate synthase; protein product: MFLKGYTSNVVLIILTFFILLTKEEKNIKNNISGYCFLNFGLKKNAIIKKREKQYLKLFCYNGIRIGQGYDIHKIKVLDEEYNTYANNDFNKNEQSFKTLTLGGVKINNVLVLSHSDGDIIYHSIVDSILGALGSLDIGTLFPDKEEKNKNKNSAIFLRYARLLIYKKNYDIGNVDINVIAQVPKISNIRKNIIKNISTVLNIDESQISVKGKTHEKLGVIGEKKAIECFANILLIPKNS
- a CDS encoding transporter, putative (part of same gene as PRSY57_0208500B~gap found within coding sequence), which gives rise to MSQKLRSSVTRTSNEESNEDDKNCVNVNSEELSVKKIRSILYEESINFSDKNTYYKSSNIHNYNNIDTYMDYIKKSNYARSYEQENIYNEALNLYNNRNVYIKKKYRNDLYYNIKRDLKRGHYFGDDSEYMDYMHNENIDYNNINDQYKDGNHINDQYKDGNHINDQYKDGNHIHDQYKDGNHIDDKIVKSEHIGNEKKTNGMNGKSKCYINDMNRKDKKRNKHNNINYNNINYNNINYKDNNNNDDDNVNNSCEDNFYKENSKNMCRYKNKIYDKDGEFDTFVEEFCDDINIDNCNLRHLKYTQALYNKRKKEQNIIFYKKYKELFGKNKPNLKNGNDINNRKKSLRCMNERISYICKGNDDEIYNNNYNNRDLLTDIKELNSMSESNDYNEKEENFLEQLIKLRYTPDQITQLSDLFENPKTLKTVNVKILNWLNCQLNNGYWLERFSLFLLGLTIAIGVGNIETIWFLMSTWHGVIFIVPYILCYFFVCHPILTFELYIGQLVRTSTPFIFYRLLKPCASVGFLMVLACLMNSYINGYRTASEYFIYLINSFKKDLPWKLSKEEIKFCTDFKNDFVNCHSHRPLCLFSKQLSTCVPNSIGKAFLIYHKKFFPNNNLYNFLLNISDHKNYINIFSNGDSYFDKDTLIFLFICNFLVTSFQLFGLTNFAFSAALVLLLIGFLSITQFATMFNLNSASQAYSHVLKSWNFSYLYTYSSIWSQCVSFALYELSIGIGIYSSLATKTRIGTNLAFDGYAITTWNSIISSLMFFSAIAVIGFISKSLNSNFVDILEFSRSDCSFILFPVGFTYLKKMEVKKKYI
- a CDS encoding hypothetical protein (conserved Plasmodium protein, unknown function), which produces MNVSVTIKGNLSNSSSEKNKNSSKKNDASVFFKFKKENLDKKKIIKNNIVRKEKNSLNKKGTSNNTTNSFSKGNNIKLSGDPHARNVINEKKNLSEKKNGFTTKYDSKKSYSSKKSSLLNKLPSSEITLNKCNLNFFEKKKSKDKQNVNNNINGSKLINYVDKLYTNNENIHNNINEKKSSNIFTKNIQKKNKTNSSNNLNTSNVNKKTYKLGNVLAQPEKFIRKKKNKIIKNLNSLKRNIDIMMKSEQDQNILEEHMSSVSSSSEKKKKNNNNIEQNENMAKLEKNGHDNIYMKDNKKNDEQKGDNNTKEQIHINDDDEKKIFHDKKNDMENNTQETKTNIFQDNTVDTINGHICKDEKILFPYFIEATYDKNKDIFNEKYDDDDDNNNKETNNLLLPGYHNVTFENLSENNKMYNINNNNNPEHANIQINNYPISNNIYATNSSFPPYKFISYLRPKLSPKAYHLKNNEILNNFLFTSADITRGTIHQQYNMTVTYPYGVPYINMKNKINKK
- a CDS encoding transporter, putative (part of same gene as PRSY57_0208500A~gap found within coding sequence), with product KNIKKRNIILLLSILFFISSFFISNSDSKNIIWFLNFTISENGRVFVSLLICIILGWFYNTEYQFKNLTTKSVLFFNITYWVLNIMVSITFNYLTYHVYVLYLCRILIFLISTIFALLVLKAEVYLNKGELEIFYNRTTYK